A genomic region of bacterium contains the following coding sequences:
- the serA gene encoding phosphoglycerate dehydrogenase: MKKILITEPFAQEAVNLLKEAGFEVVLNFNLTDAELMKEITNFDGLIVRSKTKVNEKIIKAGNKLKIIGRAGVGVDNIDVETATRQGVMVMNAPNANTISTAELAILFIMALSRNFYQAVHSTKEGKWEKSKFNGSELYKKTLGIIGLGRIGTQVAKRAMSFGMEVVAFDPFVSRDKEKTLNIKLISFEELLQKADYITLHLALTKESYHLLNEEAFKKMKTGVRIVNCARGGIIDEEALFNAIKEKKVIGCGLDVFEKEPPLNSPLLKLSEVIITPHLGASTQEAQVNVSLQMAKQFKNALLNEVIDNSINCPTIDSSILATMQPYITISEKMGSFQGQLTEESIEKIEITYTGDLTNNQTQILTLSFLKGFLACIIPSTVNYVNAMLVAKERGIKVVEKHSNYQEDFPNLITAEITTPNTKSSVSGTLLGKNDLRIVKINGYRVDVYPSGHLLFCMNVDKPGVVSHISSVLTEVGVNIANMTVGREAAGGQALIVLNIDNTISKEVLLKIKENPIITKAVLVEL; this comes from the coding sequence ATGAAAAAAATCTTGATTACAGAACCTTTTGCTCAAGAAGCAGTTAACCTGTTAAAAGAAGCAGGTTTTGAAGTTGTCTTAAACTTCAACCTTACAGATGCTGAACTTATGAAAGAGATAACCAACTTTGATGGGCTAATAGTTAGAAGTAAAACAAAAGTTAATGAAAAAATAATAAAAGCCGGTAACAAACTTAAAATAATAGGTAGAGCAGGGGTAGGTGTTGATAATATTGATGTTGAAACAGCAACAAGACAGGGTGTTATGGTAATGAACGCCCCTAACGCAAACACCATTTCTACCGCAGAACTTGCCATCCTTTTTATAATGGCATTATCAAGAAACTTCTACCAAGCAGTACATTCTACAAAAGAAGGTAAATGGGAAAAATCTAAATTTAACGGAAGCGAACTATACAAAAAAACGCTTGGAATCATAGGGTTAGGCAGAATAGGTACACAAGTAGCAAAAAGAGCTATGTCGTTTGGTATGGAGGTGGTAGCTTTTGATCCTTTCGTTTCACGTGACAAAGAGAAGACCTTAAATATAAAACTAATATCATTTGAGGAGTTGCTTCAAAAAGCTGATTATATAACCTTACATCTGGCACTAACAAAAGAGAGTTATCATTTGCTTAATGAAGAAGCCTTTAAAAAAATGAAAACTGGGGTTAGGATAGTCAACTGTGCCCGCGGTGGTATAATTGATGAGGAGGCTCTCTTTAATGCTATCAAAGAAAAGAAGGTTATTGGTTGCGGTTTAGATGTTTTTGAAAAAGAACCCCCACTCAACAGCCCTTTATTAAAACTCTCAGAAGTAATAATTACCCCTCATCTGGGGGCATCCACTCAGGAAGCTCAAGTAAATGTTTCACTACAAATGGCAAAACAATTTAAAAATGCTCTTCTAAACGAAGTTATTGACAACTCTATCAATTGCCCTACTATAGACTCATCTATTCTTGCTACAATGCAACCTTATATAACAATATCTGAAAAGATGGGGAGTTTTCAAGGACAACTAACAGAAGAGAGTATAGAAAAGATAGAGATTACCTATACAGGAGATTTAACTAACAACCAAACTCAGATACTCACTTTATCTTTCTTGAAAGGGTTTCTTGCCTGTATTATCCCCAGTACTGTTAATTATGTTAACGCTATGCTTGTAGCCAAAGAGAGAGGTATAAAAGTAGTAGAAAAACATAGTAACTATCAAGAAGATTTCCCCAACCTTATCACCGCAGAAATTACAACCCCAAACACAAAAAGTTCTGTATCAGGAACCTTGTTAGGAAAGAACGACCTACGTATAGTCAAAATCAACGGGTACCGTGTTGATGTTTATCCGTCAGGTCACCTTCTTTTCTGTATGAATGTTGATAAACCGGGAGTTGTATCTCATATATCTTCTGTATTAACTGAAGTTGGAGTAAATATAGCTAATATGACCGTAGGCAGAGAAGCAGCAGGCGGGCAAGCGTTAATAGTTTTAAATATTGATAACACAATTTCTAAAGAAGTTTTATTAAAGATAAAAGAGAACCCTATTATTACAAAAGCTGTTCTGGTTGAATTGTGA
- a CDS encoding prepilin-type N-terminal cleavage/methylation domain-containing protein, giving the protein MRKNIFLKNLEGDKGITLIEITISIFIFAILILATIFIFKETSYRTAKVSGEKKVFSESIGVLNYIEKYITASMCNDKEGLQRINFQGKEDLVRFIAPFYKGPESDLAKFSIYFKDDTIKVSIVRINNKNPDFSFPETFSGAQTLGENISVFKIKYYDGTNWKQCWDTETMEEPVLPKSVKISLVTYSKKIEGKRIEKEFTKIINITW; this is encoded by the coding sequence TTGCGAAAGAATATTTTTCTGAAAAATTTAGAAGGAGATAAAGGTATAACGCTTATAGAAATTACCATATCTATCTTTATTTTTGCCATTCTGATACTTGCTACAATTTTTATTTTTAAAGAAACCTCGTATAGAACTGCAAAAGTTTCTGGAGAAAAAAAAGTTTTTTCTGAATCTATTGGGGTTCTCAATTATATAGAAAAATATATTACTGCTTCTATGTGTAACGATAAAGAAGGGTTACAAAGAATAAATTTTCAAGGAAAAGAAGATTTAGTAAGGTTTATAGCTCCGTTTTATAAAGGACCAGAATCAGATTTAGCAAAATTTAGTATATATTTCAAGGATGATACCATAAAAGTATCTATCGTAAGGATAAACAATAAAAACCCTGACTTCTCTTTTCCTGAAACTTTTTCGGGTGCCCAAACATTGGGTGAAAACATATCTGTTTTTAAGATTAAGTATTATGATGGAACCAACTGGAAACAATGCTGGGATACAGAAACTATGGAAGAACCGGTACTACCTAAGTCTGTTAAGATTAGTTTAGTTACCTATTCAAAAAAAATAGAAGGAAAACGAATTGAAAAAGAATTTACAAAAATTATTAATATTACTTGGTAA
- a CDS encoding peptidylprolyl isomerase, with protein MKLQKIKQVKDFLKKNKKIALITLIFLILLFSVLTINSFRNRNVVAVAGGYKITAKDILIEMELSPEYYKHSIYEDPESAIDTYINQILLYKKAKRYSRRYRKEIKPKMKNYYMKTLSQEYVENELVKNITIEDNVIAEYYNNNLNDFIIPERVRIYEIVLPSREKAEEVLRRLSYGESFETIALKESISDSRLQAGDLGWIDVRKLDSEISDMVTKITPGDVLANIVRTHLGFHIIKLVGKTERRILTINEATPSITEMLKIKEKKREVDTLISQEREKGKIKIFKNRVELLKKGLK; from the coding sequence ATGAAACTTCAAAAAATAAAGCAGGTAAAAGATTTTTTAAAAAAAAACAAGAAGATTGCTCTTATCACCTTGATATTTCTTATATTATTATTCTCAGTATTAACCATAAACAGTTTTCGTAATAGGAATGTGGTTGCAGTTGCAGGTGGTTATAAAATTACTGCAAAAGATATACTTATAGAGATGGAACTTTCTCCTGAATATTATAAACACTCTATTTATGAGGACCCAGAATCTGCTATTGATACTTATATTAACCAAATTCTTTTATATAAGAAAGCAAAAAGATATTCAAGAAGGTACCGTAAAGAAATCAAACCTAAAATGAAAAACTATTATATGAAGACTCTATCACAGGAGTATGTTGAAAATGAATTGGTTAAAAATATCACGATTGAAGATAATGTTATAGCTGAATATTATAACAATAATCTTAATGATTTTATTATTCCTGAAAGAGTAAGGATATATGAAATAGTACTCCCATCAAGAGAGAAAGCTGAAGAGGTTTTAAGAAGATTAAGTTACGGGGAATCTTTTGAAACAATAGCTTTAAAAGAATCTATCTCTGACAGCAGGTTACAAGCTGGGGATTTAGGGTGGATAGATGTACGAAAACTTGATAGCGAAATATCTGATATGGTAACTAAAATAACCCCGGGAGATGTTTTAGCCAACATAGTAAGAACTCATCTTGGATTCCATATTATTAAACTTGTAGGTAAAACAGAACGAAGGATTTTAACTATTAATGAAGCTACTCCTTCAATAACTGAAATGCTTAAGATTAAAGAAAAGAAGAGAGAGGTAGATACACTTATATCTCAAGAACGAGAAAAAGGTAAAATCAAAATTTTTAAAAACAGGGTAGAACTTCTAAAAAAGGGTTTGAAATGA
- the queC gene encoding 7-cyano-7-deazaguanine synthase QueC codes for MKKAVCLISGGLDSYVAATIAKHNGYSIFALTLRYGQKNNREISCAKKISAKLQAEEHLILDIDLSWVDSALTNKKIQIANTYPLSEIPATYVPARNTIFISLAIAFAETIDAEEIYLGINSVDFSGYPDCKPEYIKKFQSLLNVATKKTCEGRHIKLNAPLINLSKSEIIKEGDKLKVDFSITWSCYRNNEKPCGICPSCILREKGFKEANIKDLAIKNK; via the coding sequence ATGAAAAAAGCGGTTTGTCTCATATCGGGCGGGTTAGATAGTTATGTTGCGGCAACAATTGCAAAACATAATGGGTACAGTATTTTTGCGTTAACGTTAAGGTATGGGCAGAAGAATAATAGGGAAATATCTTGTGCTAAAAAAATATCTGCTAAACTCCAAGCAGAAGAACACCTTATTCTTGATATAGATCTTTCTTGGGTTGATTCAGCTTTAACCAATAAAAAAATACAGATAGCAAACACATATCCGTTATCTGAAATTCCCGCTACCTATGTTCCTGCAAGAAACACTATATTTATAAGTCTTGCTATAGCTTTTGCTGAAACTATCGATGCTGAGGAGATATATCTTGGTATCAACTCAGTAGATTTTTCTGGGTACCCAGATTGTAAGCCAGAATATATAAAAAAATTTCAATCACTTTTAAATGTTGCAACAAAAAAAACCTGCGAAGGTAGACATATAAAACTTAATGCTCCTTTAATAAATTTATCAAAATCTGAAATAATAAAAGAAGGAGACAAACTAAAAGTTGATTTTAGTATCACCTGGTCGTGTTATAGAAATAATGAAAAACCTTGTGGGATATGCCCAAGTTGCATACTCAGAGAAAAAGGATTTAAAGAAGCCAATATTAAAGATTTAGCTATAAAAAATAAATAA
- a CDS encoding helix-hairpin-helix domain-containing protein produces MKKNLQKLLILLGKRGDSVILTVMVLLLLFVFTASLLLIFSFWQKSSFKIMSGKKAYRFAKTGIEEAIWEIDKDSREEDSYLDSWRTSFEGNDIDLNEDGTPDSRWFYIKDRQGETVGRYAILVEDESGKININYAGSPHSKKASYTVEDIDILPNLLGKVTSQNVATYRETRKFESPSDIKMVKGIGETTYEKIKNYITCFSYDLNRNRKDKERANINTAPYEKLYQLFINNGYSQEVARQTVLNIISYREKNRPLPLITIGNRDIIGIGKTPYLNEIDAVKPWSVRVLPSGVVILTEEGGQFIELFNPYETEIDIGGWEIKGVITLFSQQWKDFFDHSETILNDVTQGETYIDPKKNKGFWEKLVPTTIIIPKGKKIPPRSYYTIGDRISLKIIVSPGPPIMVIPVPIPIRDPSNCDQYEPILAINPGSLGAISHLLQYIPFLSNLGLDFRMRLFDSNGNIVENTTYIVDFPYTTVQKNDPRMNDQTDWYDATPSPGEQNIVFQPWIGKEFGMTDWVFNWPSHFNIRNSHFLSLGELSLIHKKQHWQTLDFWKYGKDRKMIDHLTTFKEPKKPTYGRLNINTSSETVLMCLPRVDKNLATAIVEARPYSDISEILGTRGSGDSPLEKLSREITKYGFDLKDNDKDTYIDTDKEKEIIFNDIINLITVRSNVFKIISIGQKVQNIEKNGKIVTEIESEKRVTVWYDRRKKKIIYRREIE; encoded by the coding sequence TTGAAAAAGAATTTACAAAAATTATTAATATTACTTGGTAAAAGAGGCGATTCGGTCATTTTAACTGTAATGGTCTTATTACTCCTTTTTGTATTTACTGCGTCTTTGCTCTTAATCTTTTCTTTCTGGCAAAAATCTTCTTTCAAGATAATGTCAGGGAAAAAAGCTTATAGGTTTGCAAAAACAGGTATAGAGGAAGCTATATGGGAAATAGATAAAGATAGCAGAGAGGAAGATTCTTATCTTGATTCCTGGAGGACAAGTTTTGAAGGTAACGATATAGATTTAAATGAAGACGGAACACCCGATTCCCGTTGGTTCTATATAAAAGACAGGCAAGGAGAAACAGTAGGGCGATATGCAATCCTTGTAGAAGACGAGAGCGGAAAAATAAATATCAACTACGCAGGTTCACCTCATAGTAAAAAAGCAAGTTATACAGTAGAAGATATAGATATTTTGCCTAACCTGCTTGGTAAAGTAACATCGCAAAATGTTGCAACTTATAGAGAAACAAGAAAGTTTGAATCTCCTTCCGACATCAAGATGGTTAAAGGCATAGGAGAAACTACGTACGAGAAAATCAAAAATTATATAACCTGTTTCTCGTATGACCTTAACCGTAACAGAAAAGATAAAGAGAGGGCTAATATAAATACAGCTCCCTATGAAAAACTTTATCAACTATTCATCAATAACGGGTACTCTCAAGAAGTCGCCCGTCAAACAGTTTTAAATATTATATCTTACAGAGAAAAAAACAGACCGTTACCTTTAATAACTATTGGCAACCGTGATATTATCGGTATAGGAAAAACCCCTTATTTAAACGAGATTGACGCAGTAAAGCCTTGGAGTGTGAGGGTGCTCCCTTCTGGAGTTGTAATACTTACCGAAGAAGGTGGACAATTTATAGAACTTTTCAATCCTTATGAGACAGAGATTGATATAGGAGGATGGGAGATCAAAGGTGTTATAACATTATTTTCACAACAGTGGAAAGACTTTTTTGACCATTCAGAAACTATACTAAACGATGTTACTCAAGGTGAAACGTATATAGACCCTAAAAAAAACAAAGGGTTTTGGGAAAAACTTGTACCTACAACTATTATTATCCCAAAAGGGAAAAAGATTCCTCCCCGCTCTTACTACACAATCGGAGACAGAATTTCTCTTAAAATAATAGTTAGTCCAGGTCCGCCCATAATGGTAATTCCTGTACCCATACCTATCAGAGACCCGTCAAACTGTGACCAGTATGAACCAATCCTTGCAATAAACCCCGGCTCTTTAGGTGCTATTTCACATTTACTACAGTATATCCCTTTCTTATCAAACCTTGGATTAGATTTTAGGATGCGATTGTTTGATAGTAACGGTAATATAGTAGAAAATACAACCTATATTGTTGATTTTCCCTATACCACAGTGCAGAAGAACGACCCAAGAATGAACGACCAGACAGACTGGTACGACGCAACTCCTTCGCCAGGTGAACAGAATATAGTTTTTCAGCCGTGGATAGGTAAAGAATTTGGTATGACAGACTGGGTTTTTAATTGGCCTTCACATTTCAATATAAGAAACAGCCATTTTCTCTCTTTAGGCGAACTTTCTTTGATACACAAAAAACAACATTGGCAAACTTTAGATTTTTGGAAATATGGTAAAGATAGAAAAATGATTGACCACCTTACAACTTTTAAAGAACCTAAAAAACCTACGTATGGACGTTTAAATATAAACACATCTTCTGAAACTGTTCTTATGTGCCTTCCCAGGGTAGATAAAAATCTTGCAACGGCAATTGTTGAAGCAAGACCATACTCAGATATATCCGAAATACTTGGAACAAGAGGTTCTGGAGATTCTCCTTTAGAAAAATTGAGTAGAGAAATAACAAAGTACGGGTTTGACCTTAAAGATAACGATAAAGATACCTACATAGATACAGATAAAGAGAAAGAGATTATCTTTAATGATATAATCAATCTAATTACAGTTAGAAGCAATGTGTTTAAAATAATTTCTATAGGACAAAAAGTGCAAAATATAGAAAAAAATGGTAAAATAGTGACAGAAATAGAGTCAGAAAAAAGAGTAACAGTCTGGTACGACAGAAGAAAAAAGAAGATTATATATAGAAGAGAGATAGAATAA
- a CDS encoding 7-carboxy-7-deazaguanine synthase QueE — MQGLPMVFVRMSGCNLRCSFCDTKYSFEKGVDLDVSKVVDMIEKFLCKRVCITGGEPFLQDLSPIVKHLKEKGYWLTAETNGTKWQDLPLDWLTVSPKKEGLSLFPKGYDTRFLKRASEFKYVITDIKEWDFIDKQIEQPVILQPVDNNPLIINSIVNKLKKEPQLNWYLKFQNHKISNIR; from the coding sequence TTGCAAGGTCTACCCATGGTCTTTGTTAGAATGAGCGGATGTAACCTTAGGTGTTCCTTTTGCGATACAAAATATTCTTTTGAAAAAGGTGTAGATTTGGATGTTTCAAAAGTAGTTGATATGATAGAAAAGTTTTTATGTAAAAGAGTATGTATCACAGGGGGAGAGCCGTTTCTTCAAGACCTATCACCTATAGTTAAACACCTAAAAGAGAAAGGGTATTGGCTTACGGCAGAAACCAATGGAACCAAATGGCAAGACCTACCCCTTGACTGGCTTACAGTAAGCCCAAAAAAGGAAGGATTAAGCCTTTTCCCCAAAGGGTATGATACAAGGTTTCTTAAAAGGGCGTCTGAGTTTAAGTATGTTATAACAGATATTAAAGAATGGGATTTTATAGATAAACAGATAGAACAACCTGTAATTTTACAACCAGTAGATAACAACCCTTTGATAATCAACAGTATAGTTAATAAACTAAAAAAAGAACCTCAATTAAACTGGTATTTAAAATTTCAAAACCATAAAATATCCAATATAAGATGA